The following are encoded together in the Maridesulfovibrio bastinii DSM 16055 genome:
- a CDS encoding gamma-glutamyl-gamma-aminobutyrate hydrolase family protein (Members of this family of hydrolases with an active site Cys residue belong to MEROPS family C26.) has translation MSLKLGLTMRSCDAVDYVEPRQGLALDWIDFMRKAFPEAVWTAIPSLGKETVRHVKGFGINGLILTGGENFGENPARDETEFELIRFCLENGYPVLGVCRGMQVLNIYFGGRISSVAKEKHVATKHTIFLKREIYGATKAKVNSFHGNGIKENDLAPNLSPIAVDDDENIEAFFQLENKILGLMWHPERTFEPSPIDYELIHLVFGKGGHE, from the coding sequence ATGTCCTTAAAACTTGGCCTGACAATGCGCAGTTGTGACGCAGTGGATTATGTGGAACCTCGTCAGGGATTAGCTCTTGATTGGATTGACTTCATGAGAAAAGCTTTTCCAGAGGCAGTTTGGACAGCAATCCCAAGTCTGGGAAAAGAAACGGTGCGCCATGTAAAGGGTTTTGGAATTAACGGTTTAATCCTTACAGGCGGGGAAAATTTTGGTGAAAACCCTGCTCGTGATGAAACAGAGTTTGAGCTTATCAGGTTTTGTCTTGAAAACGGCTACCCGGTACTTGGTGTTTGCCGTGGAATGCAGGTACTAAATATTTATTTCGGGGGGCGGATTTCTTCCGTTGCCAAAGAAAAACATGTAGCAACAAAGCATACAATATTTTTAAAGAGAGAAATTTACGGTGCGACAAAAGCTAAAGTAAATTCCTTTCATGGCAACGGGATAAAAGAAAATGATCTGGCTCCGAATTTAAGTCCCATTGCAGTTGATGACGATGAAAATATAGAAGCCTTTTTTCAACTTGAAAATAAAATACTGGGACTTATGTGGCACCCGGAACGGACATTTGAGCCAAGCCCGATTGATTATGAATTGATTCACCTTGTTTTTGGCAAAGGAGGCCATGAATAA
- a CDS encoding PEP/pyruvate-binding domain-containing protein, producing the protein MHLNLGTKAETLEALLGAGFNVPKVFYFGTEDWQYDPDDILNSIISEFSEYEAIVVRSSSIAEDGHEASAAGAFESILNIDIRDRTALKDSIEKVIASYDSSKGDQVLIQPMISNIEASGVIMTRCLEDGSPYYVINYDDESGKTDSITGGSGASKTLYIYKGFSLSDFNSNRVKKMMELVYALEKVFPNIPLDIEFALDRNLEMHLFQVRKICTVKNWHPNVESIVSTKISFVENFVSNYFQKRFGVFGERTILGVMPDWNPAEIIGVTPKPLAASLYRELITRSTWRKSREIMGYRKNVPEELMVLVAGRPYIDVRNSFNSFLPADLEPEIAEKVVSAYIERLDNNPQYHDKVEFEIAATVYDPCFDENFKNRYPGLLTESEFNQYREKLLELTNFNLKPENTLLPAYEKIEQLKSRQKTYPKLNSAINFFELTSILRSLLNDCIEFGTIPFSIIARHGFITESLLRSLINKNGISRKRVDEFKRSIETVSGEMSRHFNEICSNSAADEAAQKDFLDRYGHLRPGTYDILSLKYSDRHNLFSNVSRSQVTVQMHKDFVLSPTERRNINKILSESGIKSVDADIFLNYAAKSISGREYAKFIFTKNLSLVLDGLALWGEKIGLIKEEVAMLNLPDIMDSLYSHLDSSVYGHYEELVRKGKKQYELANYFKLSYLIRSSADVYVVPQHRCAPNFISSKRVEAPIVKVSSTSTESEELAGAIVCIESADPGYDWIFTRKIAGLVTKYGGTNSHMAIRCAEYGLPAAIGCGQLLYEKISSAGFCCLDADLKKITPCEMQ; encoded by the coding sequence ATGCACCTCAACCTCGGCACAAAAGCAGAAACTTTAGAAGCTTTACTAGGCGCAGGATTTAACGTCCCCAAAGTTTTTTATTTTGGGACCGAGGATTGGCAGTATGATCCTGATGATATTTTAAACAGTATTATCAGTGAGTTTTCCGAATATGAAGCTATCGTTGTGCGCAGCAGTTCCATTGCAGAAGATGGCCATGAAGCTTCGGCTGCAGGTGCTTTTGAATCCATCCTTAATATTGACATTCGCGACCGCACAGCCCTTAAAGATTCCATAGAAAAAGTTATTGCCTCCTACGACAGCTCTAAAGGAGATCAGGTGCTGATCCAGCCCATGATCTCAAATATTGAAGCCAGCGGAGTGATTATGACCCGCTGCCTTGAAGACGGCTCTCCATACTATGTTATAAACTACGATGATGAATCAGGTAAAACCGACTCAATAACCGGTGGAAGCGGCGCAAGCAAAACACTTTACATATACAAAGGTTTTTCTCTGAGTGACTTCAACTCTAATCGCGTCAAAAAAATGATGGAGCTTGTTTATGCTCTGGAAAAGGTCTTTCCTAATATCCCCTTGGATATTGAATTTGCCCTTGACCGCAATCTTGAAATGCACCTTTTTCAGGTCCGCAAAATTTGCACGGTTAAAAACTGGCACCCCAATGTGGAGAGTATAGTTTCAACCAAGATCAGCTTTGTTGAAAATTTTGTTTCCAACTATTTTCAAAAACGGTTCGGAGTTTTTGGCGAACGTACCATACTGGGAGTAATGCCCGACTGGAACCCGGCAGAGATAATAGGTGTAACCCCGAAACCTCTTGCAGCCTCGCTGTACCGTGAGCTTATCACCCGCTCTACATGGAGAAAGAGTAGGGAAATTATGGGCTATAGAAAAAATGTTCCAGAAGAATTAATGGTTCTGGTAGCAGGGAGGCCCTATATAGATGTTCGTAATAGTTTCAACTCTTTTCTGCCGGCAGATCTGGAGCCAGAAATAGCTGAGAAAGTGGTTAGCGCATATATTGAGCGTTTGGACAATAATCCTCAGTACCACGATAAAGTGGAGTTCGAAATTGCAGCAACGGTCTATGACCCATGTTTTGATGAAAATTTTAAAAATCGTTATCCCGGTCTGTTAACTGAATCTGAATTCAACCAGTACCGAGAAAAACTACTCGAACTGACAAATTTTAATTTAAAACCTGAAAACACCCTTTTGCCGGCTTATGAAAAAATTGAACAGTTAAAGTCTCGGCAAAAAACGTATCCTAAGCTCAACTCAGCTATAAACTTTTTTGAGCTGACTTCCATCCTCCGCTCACTTCTGAATGATTGCATTGAGTTCGGGACAATTCCATTTTCTATTATTGCACGGCATGGTTTTATTACGGAGTCACTGTTAAGAAGCCTCATAAATAAAAATGGAATAAGCAGGAAACGGGTAGATGAATTCAAAAGATCCATTGAAACTGTCTCCGGTGAAATGAGTAGACATTTTAATGAAATCTGTTCAAACAGTGCCGCCGATGAAGCCGCCCAAAAAGATTTTCTGGACAGGTACGGTCACCTGCGTCCGGGAACCTACGACATTCTTTCACTCAAATATTCAGACAGACACAATTTATTTTCAAACGTTTCGCGCAGTCAGGTAACAGTACAGATGCACAAAGATTTTGTATTAAGTCCGACTGAACGCAGAAACATTAATAAAATCTTATCAGAAAGCGGAATAAAAAGCGTTGATGCAGATATCTTCCTTAATTACGCAGCCAAATCAATTTCCGGAAGGGAGTATGCAAAATTTATTTTCACCAAAAACCTGTCCCTTGTTCTTGACGGCCTTGCTCTGTGGGGAGAAAAAATCGGGCTGATCAAGGAAGAAGTGGCCATGCTCAATCTGCCGGACATAATGGACTCACTTTACTCCCACCTCGATAGCTCCGTTTATGGGCATTATGAAGAATTAGTCCGCAAAGGGAAAAAACAGTACGAGTTGGCTAACTATTTTAAATTAAGTTACTTAATCCGTTCTTCAGCGGATGTTTATGTTGTTCCTCAACATCGCTGCGCTCCAAATTTCATTTCCAGCAAAAGAGTAGAAGCCCCCATAGTCAAAGTGAGCAGCACCTCCACTGAAAGTGAGGAGCTGGCTGGAGCAATTGTTTGCATTGAAAGCGCTGATCCTGGATACGACTGGATTTTTACCAGAAAAATAGCCGGGCTGGTCACAAAGTATGGTGGAACAAATTCCCACATGGCCATCCGTTGTGCGGAATACGGATTACCTGCGGCAATCGGTTGCGGTCAATTGCTCTATGAAAAAATAAGCAGTGCCGGCTTTTGCTGCCTTGATGCTGATCTAAAGAAAATAACCCCTTGTGAGATGCAGTAA
- a CDS encoding glycosyltransferase family A protein gives MNKETLEQAVKELPPNRKSPKNLFRAVVDFLRNEGDSEILTKWVMDSLLAAGELLPPHSGEPIVSCIIPCYNQASYLRETVLSVLRQDFPAFEIIIINDGSTDNTNEVANGLVKEFSNYRIRYVEQENSGLVNTRNRGCVLAKGKYILPLDSDDLLAPSFLSKTVKILNESNHLGYVSTLALFFGHSNLIWPRPKFEPVLFISKNQQTCTTLFRKSMWEEVGGYEKEMVNGYEDWELWIRATKMGWLGTQIEEPLFFYRRKENSMITDSRERDVAIKTQIILLHPDIYDKSKLKSVMTEMTYSNWIPPQLVRPDFKIRLRHIPEVDQSALAKKILNHLGIIVPQLKNRFSAPESGTGKAEEFEKLYNQLNARILKIEQNDPDAALDLSALLLSLYPLKKNAVTLFINSLRKAGFLNEALSAASFYLDLMPWNENLLDTIN, from the coding sequence ATGAATAAAGAAACACTGGAACAAGCGGTTAAAGAACTTCCTCCCAATAGAAAATCTCCTAAAAATCTGTTCAGGGCTGTAGTTGATTTTTTACGAAATGAAGGAGATTCGGAAATTCTGACAAAGTGGGTTATGGACAGCCTGCTTGCAGCAGGAGAACTGCTGCCGCCTCATTCCGGGGAGCCTATAGTTTCCTGCATTATTCCCTGCTACAACCAAGCCAGTTACCTGCGTGAGACAGTTCTTTCTGTTTTGCGGCAAGATTTTCCTGCATTTGAAATAATCATCATAAATGATGGCAGCACTGATAACACTAATGAAGTGGCTAACGGATTAGTGAAAGAATTCAGCAATTACCGGATTCGCTACGTGGAGCAGGAAAACAGCGGGCTGGTAAACACCCGCAACAGGGGCTGCGTGCTGGCTAAAGGTAAATATATTCTTCCTCTTGATTCTGACGATCTTTTAGCACCGTCATTTTTAAGTAAAACAGTAAAAATTTTAAATGAATCCAACCATCTTGGCTATGTAAGCACCCTGGCTCTTTTTTTCGGGCATTCAAATCTGATTTGGCCAAGGCCAAAATTTGAACCGGTCCTTTTCATTTCTAAAAACCAGCAGACCTGCACCACTCTTTTCCGCAAATCTATGTGGGAAGAAGTCGGGGGCTATGAAAAGGAAATGGTCAACGGCTATGAGGACTGGGAACTGTGGATCAGGGCAACAAAAATGGGCTGGCTGGGGACCCAGATAGAAGAACCGCTTTTTTTCTATCGCCGCAAAGAAAATTCAATGATCACCGATTCAAGGGAACGCGATGTAGCCATAAAAACCCAGATTATACTCTTGCATCCTGATATATACGACAAATCAAAATTAAAATCGGTTATGACGGAAATGACCTATTCAAACTGGATTCCTCCACAACTGGTGCGCCCTGATTTTAAAATCAGACTGCGCCATATTCCAGAGGTTGACCAATCCGCACTTGCCAAAAAAATTCTAAACCATTTAGGCATTATAGTGCCACAGCTAAAAAACCGCTTTTCCGCCCCCGAGAGTGGAACTGGTAAGGCTGAGGAATTTGAAAAATTATACAACCAGCTCAATGCACGAATTTTAAAAATCGAGCAGAATGATCCAGATGCAGCACTTGATCTAAGCGCCCTGCTGCTCTCACTTTATCCGCTGAAAAAAAACGCCGTTACCCTTTTTATAAACAGCTTGCGCAAGGCTGGTTTTCTAAATGAGGCTCTTAGTGCAGCTTCTTTCTATCTTGATCTGATGCCATGGAATGAAAATCTTTTAGACACCATAAATTAA
- a CDS encoding glycosyltransferase, producing the protein MLENKVLISVCIFVYNGEKFVSESIESILSQDFDDFELVIVDDGSTDKTAEIIEGYSNPKLRYFYKENSGRPKSRNRCIKEARGEYILWFSSDDVLAAGTLKKYAALINEFPETDIFQSNMLMTDENLTPTREMKYENWVGRQAMLQALLPLGNRLHDPAAVCRKKLYDKFGGYDPDFVRSQDYEWFMRVSGHTEIRHSDFTSFYYRRTRVSLGEKPIGNLYAAAAVNKFLSTHSIEALASNAGFNVPAEIAPMFYRIKLVENFFNCADYESALTYINEILNSNAPLQIKEGAGQLLMIYHLRKAEQLINEAEYQEALPHIKKVLSQKTEESISNRARQLLGIISNKLTESM; encoded by the coding sequence TTGCTTGAAAATAAAGTTCTAATCTCCGTCTGTATTTTCGTTTATAATGGTGAAAAATTTGTATCTGAATCCATTGAAAGTATTCTTAGTCAGGATTTTGACGATTTTGAGCTTGTTATTGTCGATGACGGTTCCACAGACAAAACAGCTGAAATTATAGAAGGCTACTCAAATCCAAAACTTCGCTATTTTTATAAAGAAAACTCCGGGCGTCCCAAATCAAGAAACAGATGTATCAAAGAAGCCCGCGGCGAATATATTTTATGGTTCAGTTCTGATGACGTTCTTGCTGCTGGAACCCTTAAAAAATACGCAGCCCTCATAAATGAATTTCCTGAGACAGACATATTTCAAAGCAATATGCTTATGACAGATGAAAATCTGACTCCCACACGGGAAATGAAATACGAAAACTGGGTTGGACGCCAAGCCATGCTTCAGGCCTTGCTGCCTCTTGGCAACAGATTGCATGACCCGGCCGCGGTCTGCCGGAAAAAACTTTATGATAAATTTGGCGGATATGACCCAGATTTCGTCAGGTCTCAGGATTATGAATGGTTTATGCGGGTTTCAGGCCATACTGAAATAAGACACTCAGATTTTACTTCATTTTATTACCGTAGGACTCGTGTTTCACTTGGTGAAAAACCCATAGGCAATCTATACGCTGCCGCAGCTGTAAATAAATTTTTAAGTACCCATTCCATCGAAGCGCTGGCTTCCAACGCCGGATTTAATGTACCTGCCGAAATCGCACCCATGTTTTACCGCATTAAACTGGTAGAAAACTTTTTTAACTGCGCAGATTACGAGTCTGCCCTGACTTATATAAATGAAATTCTAAATAGCAATGCACCCCTCCAGATAAAAGAAGGTGCCGGACAGTTGTTAATGATTTACCATCTCAGAAAAGCGGAACAGCTTATAAATGAGGCCGAGTATCAAGAAGCTCTGCCGCATATAAAGAAAGTTTTATCCCAAAAAACTGAGGAGTCTATCAGCAACAGAGCCAGACAATTGTTAGGTATAATTTCTAATAAACTGACAGAATCAATGTAA
- a CDS encoding Gfo/Idh/MocA family protein yields MLRFALVGCGRISKRHSELLGGNIIPGACLSAVCDIDSEKARKLGEAYDVPWFTDMHEMMRRHGDNIDVLTILTESGNHARHVVELAQYHKDLVVEKPMALTLDDADRMIEECDRYGVKLFVIKQNRFNVPVVKLREALEEGRFGKLIMGTVRVRWCRKQEYYDQDDWRGTWKYDGGVLTNQASHHVDLLEWMMGEVDSVFAKSRRALADIEAEDTAVAVLKFKNGALGIIEATTATRPRDLEGSISILGEKGSVVIEGFAVNEMKTWNFTEERESDKDVLEKYSVNPPNVYGFGHQEYYNHVVSCIDEGKKLLVNGLVGRKSLELISAIYESIETGKEIKLRFSPQKCKLGG; encoded by the coding sequence ATGCTTAGATTCGCATTAGTCGGATGTGGTCGCATATCTAAACGGCATTCAGAATTATTGGGCGGTAACATAATTCCCGGAGCCTGCTTATCCGCTGTCTGCGACATTGATTCCGAAAAAGCAAGAAAGCTTGGGGAAGCTTATGACGTTCCATGGTTTACCGATATGCATGAGATGATGCGCAGACATGGTGACAATATAGATGTCCTGACCATCCTCACCGAAAGTGGTAACCATGCCAGACATGTAGTCGAGCTGGCGCAGTATCATAAGGATCTGGTCGTTGAAAAGCCAATGGCTTTAACTCTGGATGACGCGGACAGAATGATCGAAGAGTGCGATAGGTACGGGGTTAAACTTTTTGTTATCAAGCAGAACAGATTTAATGTTCCTGTTGTTAAACTTCGTGAAGCTCTGGAAGAGGGCCGTTTCGGCAAGCTCATCATGGGTACCGTCAGGGTTCGCTGGTGCAGGAAGCAGGAATATTATGATCAGGACGACTGGCGGGGAACATGGAAATATGACGGTGGCGTTTTAACCAATCAGGCCAGCCATCATGTGGATTTGCTGGAATGGATGATGGGCGAAGTTGACAGTGTTTTTGCGAAATCCAGAAGGGCTTTAGCCGACATAGAAGCCGAAGATACAGCTGTTGCCGTACTTAAATTTAAAAATGGAGCACTGGGCATAATTGAAGCCACTACCGCAACCAGACCCCGTGATCTTGAAGGAAGTATTTCCATACTGGGAGAAAAGGGAAGCGTTGTTATTGAAGGTTTTGCCGTAAATGAGATGAAAACATGGAATTTTACCGAAGAAAGGGAATCCGATAAGGATGTTCTGGAAAAATATTCTGTAAACCCTCCGAATGTTTATGGTTTTGGCCATCAGGAATATTATAATCATGTGGTTTCATGCATAGATGAAGGAAAAAAACTTCTGGTTAACGGCCTTGTGGGGCGCAAAAGTCTTGAACTCATTTCCGCGATTTATGAATCCATTGAGACAGGCAAAGAAATAAAGCTCAGATTCTCCCCTCAGAAATGCAAACTTGGCGGCTAA
- a CDS encoding DegT/DnrJ/EryC1/StrS family aminotransferase, producing MKIPLVDLKAQLETIRSEIYEAIGEVVESTAFVKGPHTKKFENEFAAFVKASHCIGVGNGTDALEIALRSLGVSAGDEVIVPAMSFISTAEAVTTAGGKVIFADIDPQTKGLDPAKLKAAITPKTKGMIVVHLYGCPANMEALKAVADEHGLWILEDCAQAHAAHIGGQHVGTFGDISSFSFFPGKNLGAYGDAGAIVTSNEELALKVRMEANHGRVGKYDHEFEGRNSRLDSIQGAVLSVKLPRLLEWTEKRREVAGSYRIKLQQLSEKGLLKLPADIPGHAYHLFVVETPKRDSLLEHLHSKGIGAGVHYPIALHNMKAYEYLQHKPDDFPVADALSQQCLSLPIYAELTDLQLDYICKEIINFLAE from the coding sequence ATGAAAATACCTTTAGTGGATTTAAAAGCTCAGCTTGAAACTATCCGTAGTGAAATTTATGAGGCCATTGGCGAAGTTGTTGAGAGTACCGCCTTTGTAAAAGGGCCTCATACAAAGAAATTTGAAAATGAATTTGCCGCCTTTGTTAAAGCTTCTCATTGCATCGGAGTAGGCAATGGCACCGATGCTCTTGAAATAGCCCTTCGTTCTTTGGGCGTTTCAGCTGGTGATGAAGTTATTGTCCCGGCAATGAGTTTTATTTCAACTGCTGAAGCTGTGACCACCGCCGGCGGCAAAGTTATTTTTGCTGATATAGATCCACAGACAAAAGGTCTTGATCCCGCAAAGCTTAAAGCAGCGATCACCCCGAAAACAAAGGGAATGATAGTCGTTCATCTATACGGTTGTCCTGCGAATATGGAAGCGTTGAAAGCTGTTGCAGATGAGCATGGCTTATGGATACTTGAGGATTGTGCTCAGGCTCACGCCGCGCATATCGGCGGGCAGCATGTAGGAACTTTTGGGGATATTTCTTCGTTTTCTTTTTTTCCGGGAAAGAACCTTGGAGCCTATGGCGATGCCGGAGCCATTGTTACCAGTAATGAGGAATTGGCGTTAAAGGTCCGCATGGAAGCAAATCATGGGCGAGTTGGCAAATATGACCATGAGTTTGAGGGCAGAAATTCACGGCTTGATAGTATTCAGGGCGCGGTGCTCTCTGTAAAGCTGCCCAGACTTTTGGAGTGGACTGAAAAAAGGCGTGAAGTGGCTGGCAGTTATAGAATAAAATTGCAGCAACTGTCGGAAAAAGGTCTGCTTAAATTACCTGCGGACATACCCGGTCATGCTTATCATCTATTTGTGGTTGAAACACCAAAGCGTGATTCGCTGCTCGAGCATCTGCACAGTAAAGGTATCGGGGCCGGAGTTCATTACCCCATTGCCCTGCACAATATGAAAGCTTATGAATATTTACAGCATAAGCCTGATGATTTTCCTGTAGCTGATGCCCTGTCTCAGCAATGTTTGTCCCTGCCGATTTATGCAGAGCTGACAGACTTGCAGCTAGATTATATCTGCAAGGAAATTATAAATTTTTTAGCTGAATAG
- a CDS encoding acyltransferase codes for MNKNEKVCIKDDVALGDNVRIIEPCNLYGCKIESDCFIGPFVEIQCDAHIGARTKVQSHSFICSLVTIGQDCFIGHGVMFINDRFSAGGPSGGIKESWESTVIGNNVSIGSNATILPVTICDNTIIGAGAVVTKDITKAGVYVGNPAKFLRSL; via the coding sequence ATGAATAAAAATGAAAAAGTATGTATCAAAGATGACGTTGCTTTGGGCGATAATGTCAGAATAATAGAACCCTGCAATTTGTATGGCTGCAAAATCGAATCAGATTGCTTTATCGGACCTTTTGTTGAGATACAGTGCGATGCGCATATAGGGGCTAGGACTAAAGTCCAGTCTCATTCTTTTATCTGTTCGCTGGTTACAATCGGGCAGGACTGCTTCATCGGACATGGAGTTATGTTCATTAATGACAGATTCTCTGCCGGAGGTCCTTCCGGAGGCATAAAAGAGTCTTGGGAAAGTACGGTTATCGGCAATAATGTCAGCATCGGCTCCAATGCGACCATACTTCCGGTAACTATCTGTGATAATACAATTATCGGTGCTGGAGCCGTGGTAACTAAAGACATCACCAAAGCAGGAGTCTATGTGGGGAATCCTGCAAAATTTCTCCGCAGCCTGTAA
- a CDS encoding HD-GYP domain-containing protein, with product MAEKINEEISAEEYLQISSNILSTFKSRIPVSLCTFSDEMNRVEIYLEKETRITPKKKEKIVELCDSGNLFVPKNEYQILAEHLSKNLGSLLTEHFLDESVAAKIFHDGLTENIRAFFSNPIFDNLEEIKNNLAIFNEYLWIDQERALFFFNALDKNGSLAEHSVNTLFTGISLYLALNKNKTDLKVTNDFALGLILHDMGMTQVSRSLINKKGALLYKEKQRIQEHIDIAEKMVSRLEITNETTLTCITDHHERLNGSGYPKGKKADRLNLESRVCAVADAFCAMISSRPYRNPINPILASIVLTKQSELFDKNVVNALLKFIISHNSEMKQIIQDKQKLAKLHELAANMSK from the coding sequence ATGGCTGAAAAAATAAACGAAGAAATCTCGGCAGAAGAATATCTGCAAATAAGCAGTAACATACTTTCTACTTTCAAGAGCAGAATTCCTGTTTCACTTTGCACATTTTCAGATGAAATGAACAGGGTTGAAATTTATCTTGAAAAAGAAACCCGCATCACTCCTAAGAAAAAAGAAAAAATTGTTGAATTATGCGACAGCGGAAATCTGTTTGTCCCTAAAAATGAATATCAGATTTTAGCAGAGCACCTCAGTAAAAATCTTGGTTCCCTGTTAACTGAACATTTTCTTGATGAATCCGTTGCAGCAAAAATTTTCCATGACGGACTCACAGAAAATATAAGAGCTTTTTTCAGTAACCCTATTTTTGACAACCTTGAAGAAATCAAAAATAATCTGGCAATATTTAATGAATACTTGTGGATAGATCAGGAGAGGGCATTATTTTTCTTTAACGCACTGGATAAAAACGGATCGCTGGCAGAGCATTCAGTCAATACTCTTTTTACCGGGATATCTCTTTATCTGGCACTTAATAAAAACAAAACAGATTTAAAAGTCACTAACGACTTTGCTCTCGGCCTTATTCTGCACGATATGGGTATGACGCAGGTCTCCAGATCACTGATAAATAAAAAGGGAGCACTACTCTACAAGGAAAAGCAACGGATACAGGAACATATAGATATAGCTGAAAAAATGGTCAGCCGACTTGAAATTACCAATGAAACAACCCTCACTTGTATCACTGATCACCATGAGAGGTTGAACGGTTCCGGCTACCCCAAAGGTAAAAAAGCTGACCGGCTTAACCTTGAATCACGGGTATGTGCTGTGGCTGATGCCTTCTGTGCCATGATATCATCAAGGCCGTACCGCAACCCGATCAACCCTATTCTGGCATCTATTGTTCTAACTAAACAGTCTGAGTTGTTTGATAAAAATGTGGTAAACGCCCTGCTCAAGTTCATCATCTCTCATAATTCTGAAATGAAACAAATAATTCAGGATAAGCAGAAGCTGGCAAAACTACATGAGCTAGCCGCTAACATGTCGAAATAG
- a CDS encoding substrate-binding periplasmic protein, whose translation MKLRKLNKFFFRLFIVICLVATSYPAFSEPVVKIAVGNFPPWVYMDGNDVRGADYDLIVKILDRMHIKYESEPMIFSDIIEGLKEGTVDISSGLFYREDRDKYIQYVSPPLRTRNMKGFYVLRSGNVHISKYNDLLGRRVAVCSGVRYFPVFDVDHRIEKVQTTSLEESLDLLLNKRVDVVASGLLLADSVISSLGMRDKVIRSDFVYNPRSAPSYLGISRKSFLLERSEELGAVLKLFQKNGEQERIMRKYLGADADKYLIK comes from the coding sequence ATGAAGTTAAGAAAACTAAATAAATTTTTTTTCAGGCTTTTTATTGTAATCTGTCTGGTTGCCACCTCTTATCCCGCCTTTAGTGAACCGGTTGTTAAAATTGCAGTAGGTAATTTTCCCCCCTGGGTTTATATGGACGGAAATGATGTCAGGGGAGCGGATTATGACCTGATTGTTAAAATATTGGATAGGATGCATATAAAATATGAATCTGAACCAATGATATTTTCCGATATTATTGAAGGGCTTAAAGAGGGAACCGTTGATATTTCTTCAGGGCTTTTTTATCGTGAAGATAGGGACAAATATATTCAGTATGTCTCCCCTCCGCTACGGACAAGAAATATGAAAGGGTTCTATGTGCTCAGGTCCGGTAATGTCCATATAAGCAAATATAATGACCTGTTGGGCAGGAGAGTGGCGGTATGTTCCGGGGTAAGATATTTTCCGGTGTTTGATGTTGATCACAGGATAGAGAAAGTTCAGACCACTTCTCTGGAAGAATCACTGGATTTGTTATTGAATAAGCGTGTTGATGTTGTTGCCAGCGGATTACTGCTTGCTGACAGTGTGATAAGCAGCCTTGGAATGCGTGATAAGGTCATAAGGTCTGACTTTGTTTACAATCCCAGATCAGCTCCGAGTTATCTGGGAATATCCAGAAAATCTTTTCTGCTTGAAAGATCTGAAGAGTTAGGTGCTGTTTTAAAGCTTTTTCAAAAGAACGGCGAGCAGGAGAGGATAATGAGGAAATATCTTGGGGCTGATGCTGATAAGTATTTGATTAAATAA